In Vigna unguiculata cultivar IT97K-499-35 chromosome 3, ASM411807v1, whole genome shotgun sequence, a single genomic region encodes these proteins:
- the LOC114178147 gene encoding probable methyltransferase PMT2 has translation MAKTSSADGRTRSSVQIVIVVGLCCFFYILGAWQRSGFGKGDSIALEITKTNAECDIVPNLSFDSHHGGEVGEIDEAESKPKAFKPCAARYTDYTPCQHQKRAMTFPRENMIYRERHCPREEEKLKCMIPAPKGYVTPFPWPKSRDYVPFANAPYKSLTVEKAIQNWIQYEGNVFKFPGGGTQFPQGADKYINQIASVIPITNGTVRTALDTGCGVASWGAYLWSRNVIAMSFAPRDNHEAQVQFALERGVPAVIGVLGSIKLPYPSRAFDMAHCSRCLIPWGANNGIYMMEVDRVLRPGGYWVLSGPPINWKVNYKAWQRPKEDLEEEQRKIEETAKKLCWVKRSEKAEIAIWQKVVDSESCQRRQDDDSVEFCKSSDADDVWYKKMEACITPSPKVSGGNLKPFPSRLYAIPPRIASGSVPGVSSETYQDDNKKWKKHVNAYKRINRLLDSGRYRNIMDMNAGLGSFAAAIHSSKLWVMNVVPTIAETNTLGVIYERGLIGIYHDWCEAFSTYPRTYDLIHAPGLFSLYKDKCNAEDILLEMDRILRPEGAVIFRDEVDVLIKVKKIVGGMRWDTKMVDHEDGPLVPEKVLIAVKQYWVTGGNSTSTQ, from the exons ATGGCCAAAACAAGTTCAGCTGATGGTAGAACTAGAAGCTCTGTACAGATCGTCATAGTAGTTGGTCTGTGCTGTTTCTTCTATATATTAGGAGCGTGGCAGAGAAGTGGTTTTGGAAAGGGAGATAGCATAGCTTTGGAAATTACTAAGACAAATGCAGAATGTGATATAGTTCCAAATTTAAGTTTTGACTCTCATCATGGTGGAGAAGTTGGTGAAATTGATGAAGCCGAATCAAAGCCTAAGGCATTTAAACCATGTGCTGCTCGCTATACTGATTACACTCCATGTCAGCATCAAAAGCGTGCCATGACCTTTCCTAGGGAAAACATGATCTATAGAGAGAGACACTGCCCCCGAGAGGAAGAGAAGTTAAAGTGTATGATCCCTGCACCCAAGGGGTATGTTACACCATTTCCTTGGCCGAAGAGCCGTGACTATGTTCCATTTGCTAATGCTCCCTACAAGAGCCTTACAGTAGAGAAGGCTATTCAGAATTGGATCCAATATGAGGGAAATGTGTTCAAGTTTCCTGGTGGTGGAACACAGTTTCCTCAAGGTgctgataaatatattaatcaaataGCATCTGTGATACCTATAACTAATGGGACAGTGAGAACAGCGCTAGACACCGGTTGTGGG GTTGCCAGCTGGGGTGCATATCTTTGGAGCAGAAATGTTATTGCCATGTCCTTTGCACCAAGGGATAATCATGAAGCACAAGTTCAGTTTGCTCTTGAAAGAGGTGTCCCTGCTGTCATTGGCGTTTTGGGGAGCATAAAGTTGCCCTATCCATCTAGAGCCTTTGACATGGCTCATTGTTCTCGCTGTTTGATACCTTGGGGAGCAAATA ATGGAATATATATGATGGAAGTTGATCGAGTACTAAGACCTGGTGGTTATTGGGTGCTCTCGGGTCCTCCAATCAATTGGAAGGTTAACTACAAAGCCTGGCAGAGACCTAAGGAAGACCTTGAGGAAGAACAAAGAAAGATTGAAGAGACTGCTAAGAAACTTTGCTGGGTGAAGAGGTCAGAGAAGGCTGAAATAGCCATTTGGCAAAAGGTTGTAGACTCTGAATCATGTCAGAGAAGACAAGATGATGATAGTGTAGAATTTTGCAAGTCCTCAGATGCCGATGACGTCTG GTATAAGAAAATGGAGGCCTGCATTACCCCAAGTCCTAAAGTTTCTGGTGGGAATCTGAAGCCATTTCCAAGCAGGCTTTATGCCATTCCTCCTAGAATTGCCAGTGGCTCAGTTCCTGGAGTTTCCTCCGAGACATACCAGGATGACAACAAAAAGTGGAAAAAGCATGTAAATGCTTACAAGAGAATTAATAGACTGTTGGACTCGGGAAGGTACCGTAACATTATGGATATGAATGCTGGATTGGGTAGTTTTGCTGCTGCTATCCATTCTTCAAAGTTATGGGTCATGAATGTTGTGCCTACTATAGCTGAGACAAATACACTGGGTGTGATATATGAGCGAGGACTAATTGGCATCTATCATGATTG GTGTGAAGCCTTTTCCACATATCCACGAACATATGACCTCATTCATGCTCCTGGTCTCTTTAGTCTGTACAAGGATAA ATGCAATGCAGAAGATATTCTTTTGGAGATGGACCGGATTCTGCGACCAGAAGGAGCTGTCATATTCCGTGATGAAGTGGATGTGTTAATTAAGGTAAAGAAAATAGTTGGAGGAATGAGATGGGATACTAAAATGGTTGATCATGAGGACGGTCCTCTTGTTCCTGAGAAGGTGCTGATTGCTGTTAAGCAGTATTGGGTTACTGGTGGAAATTCCACATCAACACAATAA